In the genome of Microbacterium endophyticum, one region contains:
- a CDS encoding prenyltransferase, which translates to MTTPARQRGVLATLFVSSRPVSWVNTAYPFAAAWLLAAREVDVTLIVGTLFFLVPYNLAMYGINDVFDYESDTRNPRKGGAHGAILDRGMHKITLWAAGLSCLPFVVYLVIAGSPLSWLVLALSLFFVVFYSAPPLRLKEVPFADSMTSSIHFFSPAVYALVLANAVWTPALVAIIVAFALWGVASHAFGAVQDVVADREAGISSIATARGARWTARFALACYAASGVVILFAAWPGQLAAILVAPYLIAVWPYRSITDADAHEATAGWRRFLWLNQIAGFGVTMLLIWYVVITA; encoded by the coding sequence GTGACCACGCCCGCACGCCAGAGAGGCGTTCTCGCAACACTCTTCGTATCGTCTCGACCCGTGAGTTGGGTGAATACGGCCTACCCATTCGCTGCAGCATGGCTGCTCGCCGCGCGTGAAGTCGACGTGACGCTCATCGTCGGCACGCTCTTCTTCCTCGTGCCCTACAACCTGGCAATGTACGGGATAAACGACGTATTCGACTACGAGTCGGACACGCGAAACCCTCGCAAAGGCGGGGCACACGGCGCAATACTTGACCGCGGCATGCACAAGATCACGCTCTGGGCGGCCGGCCTCTCGTGCCTGCCGTTCGTCGTGTATCTCGTCATCGCGGGGAGTCCTCTTTCATGGCTGGTATTGGCGCTGAGCCTCTTTTTCGTCGTGTTTTACTCGGCACCGCCGCTCCGCCTGAAAGAGGTTCCCTTCGCTGACTCGATGACAAGCAGCATCCACTTCTTCTCACCGGCGGTGTACGCCCTCGTGCTCGCAAATGCAGTCTGGACTCCAGCTCTCGTCGCGATCATCGTCGCCTTCGCGCTCTGGGGTGTTGCATCGCACGCATTCGGTGCCGTGCAGGATGTCGTGGCCGATCGCGAGGCTGGTATTTCATCGATCGCTACAGCGCGCGGAGCACGGTGGACTGCCCGCTTCGCTCTCGCCTGCTATGCGGCGTCGGGAGTCGTGATCCTCTTCGCGGCATGGCCCGGTCAGCTAGCAGCAATCCTGGTCGCGCCGTACCTCATTGCGGTGTGGCCGTACCGCTCGATCACAGATGCCGATGCGCACGAAGCGACAGCTGGATGGCGCCGCTTTCTTTGGCTCAACCAGATCGCGGGCTTCGGTGTGACGATGCTGCTGATTTGGTACGTCGTGATCACCGCGTGA
- the idi gene encoding isopentenyl-diphosphate Delta-isomerase, which produces MSVSEEVVLLDEDGRATGTASKISVHGIDTPLHLAFSCHVLNARGEVLVTRRALTKLTWPGVWTNSFCGHPQPGEDMADAVKRRAAFELGLEISQLSLELPDFRYRAVDASGIVENEICPVFIARADVDPQLNPHEVVDSKWATPDTVAAALTATPWAFSPWLVLQAQQLRLFTEALTHADAS; this is translated from the coding sequence ATGTCAGTTTCAGAAGAGGTAGTTCTCCTCGATGAGGACGGACGCGCGACGGGAACTGCCTCCAAAATCAGCGTGCACGGCATCGACACTCCACTCCACCTAGCGTTTTCTTGCCATGTTCTGAACGCGCGAGGAGAAGTCCTCGTTACCCGACGAGCGCTCACAAAGCTCACCTGGCCGGGAGTCTGGACAAACTCGTTTTGCGGTCACCCACAGCCCGGGGAAGACATGGCGGATGCCGTGAAGCGTCGCGCCGCGTTCGAACTGGGTCTCGAGATATCGCAGCTATCGCTTGAGCTTCCCGACTTCCGCTACCGCGCCGTCGACGCGAGTGGAATCGTCGAGAACGAAATATGTCCCGTGTTCATCGCGCGCGCCGACGTTGACCCTCAACTCAATCCTCACGAGGTGGTCGACTCCAAATGGGCGACGCCCGATACCGTCGCTGCAGCACTGACCGCAACGCCCTGGGCATTCAGCCCGTGGCTGGTGTTGCAGGCTCAGCAGCTTCGCCTGTTCACTGAAGCGCTTACGCACGCGGATGCCTCATGA
- a CDS encoding MarR family winged helix-turn-helix transcriptional regulator, giving the protein MNAGSSVEITHDERVRETLLALRSLTDSLDRMHGALKDAMGMNGTDLAALRMMVIREERGESVSPHDVARHLHISTASTTKLLDRLTAAGFVERHRHPHDRRSRIVVLTKSLRQTFGEHFGTRMSPIRDVVEQYNDQDLAVIGRFLSELSQRIEDTQ; this is encoded by the coding sequence ATGAACGCAGGATCATCGGTAGAGATCACGCATGACGAGCGCGTGCGAGAAACACTACTTGCTTTGCGTTCGCTGACAGACTCCCTGGACCGCATGCATGGCGCCCTCAAGGATGCGATGGGGATGAATGGCACGGATCTCGCCGCTCTGCGCATGATGGTGATCCGCGAGGAGCGGGGAGAGTCAGTGAGTCCTCACGATGTTGCGCGGCATCTGCATATCTCAACGGCTTCCACGACGAAGCTCCTCGACAGGCTGACCGCGGCCGGATTTGTGGAAAGGCATCGGCATCCTCACGACCGACGCTCCCGGATCGTGGTTCTGACGAAGTCGTTACGACAAACGTTCGGTGAGCACTTCGGTACGAGGATGTCGCCCATTCGCGACGTGGTCGAGCAATATAACGATCAAGATCTTGCTGTCATCGGGCGATTCTTAAGCGAACTCTCGCAACGCATCGAGGACACTCAATAG
- a CDS encoding UPF0182 family protein, translated as MTSTSAPTPATPSRSRRIIAISFVVIAAIVVAFFIFASLYTDWLWFAQLGFESVLLTQWVARVVMFVIGFVAMAVPVWLSITLAYRLRPVYVRLSSQLDRYQEVVEPLRRLATWGIPVFFGFFAGFAASAGWETTALWINGVQTSVTDPQFNLDTGFYLFALPFYSSVLGFASATILISLLVTAAVTYLYGSVRVGQRELRISKAARIQVAILAGIYLLLQAASLFLDRYKTLTEAGSRITGPGYTGVNAVIPGLAILSVVAAIVAILFFVTAAIGRWRYPLIATALLIVSSLVVGVGYPWVLNTVQVQPNQLALERDYYQRNIDSTKEAFGIDGLEKTNYDAVTDAEAGQLRADAETTASIRIMDPAIINPTVSQLQQYRAYYQFSSPLDVDRYEIDGESQDTIVSVRDLNMNALDSAASWQNTTLVYTHGYGMVVAKGNERTTDGDPVFIESGIPASGFLSSDDFEPRVYFGESSPTYSIVGGSDSTEPIELDYPSGADGSSETKTTFTGDGGPSVGNVFNRLLYALKFQSEQILFSDYVNEDSQILYDRDPIDRVQKVAPYLTLDSDPYPSVVDGRIVWIVDGYTTSDAYPYSTAQSLSQAIADTNNTAPTYQLDDINYIRNSVKATVDAYDGSVTLYAWDEEDPVLETWQKVYPSTVKPISEMSGELMSHVRYPTDLFKVQRAMLGQYHVDDAQSFYQSDNRWVTPNDPQSDQLLQPPYYLTMRMPGQESPTYSMFTSFIPEASGTNSRNVLMGYLAVDSDAGSEDGVVGEDYGKLRMLEIDADTTVPGPGQVQNTFNSDTAISSQINILKQGQSDVINGNLLTLPVGGGFLYVQPVFVQASSGTQLPQLQKVLVAFGNEVAFEDTLNDALDALFGGDSGANAGDEEVAPDDGTTDGSGGGTDTTDGTDSTGGGTDEIVVPATEYEAALEEARQAMVDRNTALQSSDWTAYGEADARLTDAINTLLELDGSQ; from the coding sequence GTGACCTCGACCTCAGCGCCGACACCGGCCACGCCCTCACGTTCCCGTCGTATTATTGCGATCTCCTTCGTGGTTATCGCGGCAATCGTGGTGGCGTTCTTCATATTTGCCAGCCTCTACACCGATTGGCTGTGGTTCGCCCAGCTCGGATTCGAATCGGTCCTGCTCACGCAGTGGGTCGCGCGGGTCGTGATGTTCGTCATCGGATTCGTTGCAATGGCAGTTCCGGTCTGGCTTTCAATCACCTTGGCGTATCGATTGCGGCCGGTGTACGTGCGGTTGAGCTCCCAACTCGACCGCTACCAAGAGGTTGTTGAGCCGCTTCGACGGCTCGCAACGTGGGGCATCCCCGTCTTCTTCGGTTTCTTTGCTGGTTTTGCCGCATCTGCCGGATGGGAGACGACCGCGCTCTGGATCAATGGTGTCCAGACGTCCGTGACGGACCCGCAGTTCAATCTCGACACCGGGTTCTACCTCTTCGCCCTGCCGTTCTATTCGAGCGTTCTCGGGTTTGCGTCGGCAACGATTCTGATCAGTCTTCTGGTGACGGCAGCGGTCACTTACCTTTATGGATCTGTCCGCGTGGGTCAGCGCGAACTCCGGATCTCGAAAGCCGCCCGCATCCAGGTCGCGATTCTGGCGGGCATTTATCTTCTTCTGCAGGCAGCGAGCCTTTTCCTTGATCGATACAAGACGCTGACCGAGGCAGGCAGCCGCATTACGGGCCCCGGCTACACCGGCGTCAACGCTGTGATTCCCGGACTCGCGATTCTTTCCGTTGTTGCCGCGATTGTTGCGATTCTCTTCTTCGTGACCGCGGCGATCGGTCGCTGGCGGTACCCACTCATCGCCACCGCGCTGCTGATCGTTTCATCACTCGTTGTGGGCGTCGGTTACCCATGGGTATTGAACACGGTGCAGGTTCAGCCGAACCAGCTCGCCCTCGAGCGCGATTACTATCAGCGAAACATCGACTCGACGAAAGAAGCCTTCGGGATCGATGGCCTTGAGAAGACCAACTACGACGCCGTCACGGATGCCGAAGCTGGTCAGTTGCGCGCAGACGCTGAGACAACGGCGTCCATTCGTATCATGGACCCGGCGATCATCAATCCGACTGTGAGCCAGCTGCAGCAGTACCGCGCGTACTATCAGTTCTCTTCACCCCTCGATGTCGACCGCTACGAGATCGACGGCGAGTCGCAGGACACGATCGTTTCGGTCCGCGACCTCAACATGAACGCGCTCGACTCGGCCGCGTCCTGGCAGAACACGACTCTCGTTTACACACACGGCTACGGCATGGTGGTAGCCAAGGGCAACGAGCGCACAACCGACGGGGACCCCGTTTTCATCGAAAGCGGTATTCCCGCATCCGGGTTCTTGTCGTCTGATGATTTCGAACCTCGCGTGTATTTCGGTGAGTCATCACCGACCTACTCGATTGTGGGCGGATCGGACTCGACCGAGCCGATCGAGCTCGATTACCCCTCGGGCGCGGATGGCTCCAGCGAAACCAAGACGACCTTCACGGGTGACGGCGGCCCGAGCGTTGGAAACGTCTTCAACCGTTTGCTCTACGCTCTCAAGTTCCAGTCCGAGCAGATCCTCTTCTCCGACTATGTGAACGAAGACTCGCAGATTCTTTACGACCGCGACCCTATCGATCGTGTTCAAAAAGTCGCGCCCTATCTGACACTTGACTCCGACCCGTATCCGAGCGTCGTGGATGGTCGGATAGTTTGGATCGTCGACGGCTATACGACAAGCGACGCATATCCCTACTCGACGGCACAGAGCCTCTCTCAGGCAATTGCTGACACGAACAACACTGCGCCGACATACCAACTCGACGACATCAACTACATCCGCAACTCGGTGAAGGCGACTGTCGACGCCTACGACGGCAGCGTGACGTTGTATGCGTGGGACGAGGAGGATCCGGTACTTGAGACGTGGCAGAAGGTTTATCCGTCGACGGTGAAGCCGATCAGCGAGATGAGCGGTGAGCTCATGAGTCACGTGCGATACCCCACAGACCTGTTCAAGGTGCAGCGCGCCATGCTCGGTCAGTACCACGTTGATGATGCCCAATCGTTCTACCAGAGCGACAACCGTTGGGTGACGCCGAACGATCCCCAGAGCGACCAGCTTCTTCAGCCGCCGTATTACTTGACGATGCGGATGCCGGGACAAGAATCTCCGACGTACTCGATGTTCACGAGCTTCATTCCAGAAGCCAGCGGGACCAACTCCCGCAACGTGCTGATGGGCTACCTCGCCGTGGACTCTGACGCAGGCAGCGAGGACGGGGTTGTCGGTGAGGACTACGGCAAGCTTCGAATGCTGGAAATCGACGCCGATACGACTGTTCCAGGACCCGGCCAGGTTCAGAACACGTTCAACTCGGATACTGCGATTTCATCGCAGATCAACATCCTGAAGCAGGGTCAGTCGGACGTTATCAACGGCAACCTGCTCACGCTCCCTGTCGGCGGTGGTTTCCTCTATGTGCAACCGGTGTTCGTGCAGGCATCCAGTGGAACTCAGCTGCCGCAGCTTCAGAAAGTGCTCGTTGCCTTCGGTAACGAGGTTGCATTCGAGGACACCCTCAACGATGCGCTTGATGCGTTGTTCGGCGGCGACTCTGGAGCCAATGCTGGTGACGAGGAAGTTGCGCCTGATGACGGCACGACGGACGGCTCGGGCGGCGGCACCGACACGACAGACGGCACCGACTCAACCGGCGGCGGCACCGATGAGATCGTGGTTCCCGCAACCGAGTACGAGGCAGCTCTCGAAGAGGCACGTCAAGCGATGGTCGACCGTAACACCGCACTGCAGTCTTCCGACTGGACCGCGTACGGTGAAGCCGATGCCCGTCTGACGGATGCGATCAACACACTGCTCGAGCTCGACGGTTCTCAGTAG
- the crtI gene encoding phytoene desaturase family protein, whose product MSGHGKSAIVIGGGIAGLATSALLGREGYSVTLCEAHDDLGGRAGTWEHDGFRFDTGPSWYLMPEVFEHFFRLLGTSAEEQLDLAPLVPAYRVYSEPSESGSTRSVDVVSGRAEAIDLFEQIEPGAGVRIDEYLDSAGDAYDLAISRFLYDTYETKAGLIDPTLLRRLPQLVPLLTRNLAAHIDKKFTDPQLQKILAYPAVFLGGSPYGVPSLYHLMSHLDLDDGVRYPRGGFVTVIEAIANLARAQGVHLRTNAPVKRIRTRNGRALGVTLETGEEISADLVVSTADLHHTETALLEPSEQSYPQKWWDKRVPSPGALLILLGVRGSLPELPHHTLLFADDWRSNFEAIFGTDTHIPDPASIYICRPSATDDTVAPADHENLFVLVPIPADPTLGHGGTEGSGDETIEHAADAVIAQISSWCGVTDLAERVVVRRTIGPADFLDDLNSWRGNSLGLAHTLGQSAFFRPGNVSKKVDGLYYAGTSALPGIGLPMCLISAELVIKRLRGDRTAGPLPEPAGSEV is encoded by the coding sequence ATGAGCGGTCATGGGAAGAGTGCAATTGTCATCGGGGGCGGAATCGCAGGACTTGCCACGTCCGCACTTCTCGGCCGTGAGGGATACAGCGTCACCCTGTGCGAAGCACATGACGACCTTGGTGGTCGTGCGGGAACATGGGAGCACGACGGCTTCCGTTTCGACACCGGCCCGAGCTGGTATCTCATGCCTGAAGTTTTCGAGCACTTCTTCCGACTCCTCGGCACCTCCGCAGAAGAACAGCTCGACCTCGCCCCGCTTGTGCCCGCATACCGGGTCTACTCCGAACCTTCAGAATCCGGCTCCACACGCTCAGTCGATGTGGTCTCGGGACGAGCTGAGGCAATCGACCTTTTTGAACAGATCGAGCCCGGCGCGGGCGTCCGCATCGACGAGTATCTCGACTCCGCGGGCGATGCGTATGACCTTGCCATATCGAGGTTTCTCTACGATACCTATGAGACGAAGGCGGGGCTCATCGACCCAACGCTGCTGCGCAGACTCCCTCAGCTCGTTCCGCTGCTGACACGGAATCTGGCAGCACACATCGATAAAAAGTTCACCGATCCTCAGCTCCAAAAGATCTTGGCGTACCCCGCAGTCTTCCTCGGCGGCTCACCCTACGGTGTGCCGAGCCTTTACCATCTGATGAGCCACTTGGATCTTGATGACGGCGTGCGGTACCCACGGGGCGGCTTCGTGACGGTCATCGAAGCCATCGCGAACCTTGCACGCGCGCAAGGCGTTCATCTGCGCACGAACGCACCAGTCAAGCGGATTCGAACCCGGAATGGGCGCGCTCTGGGTGTGACGCTCGAGACGGGCGAAGAAATTTCCGCGGACCTCGTCGTGTCAACGGCCGATCTGCACCACACCGAGACTGCCCTTCTCGAGCCGAGCGAACAAAGCTATCCGCAGAAGTGGTGGGATAAACGCGTTCCCAGTCCTGGCGCCCTCCTCATCCTGCTCGGCGTACGCGGATCGCTGCCTGAGTTGCCACATCACACGCTGTTATTCGCTGACGACTGGCGTTCAAATTTCGAGGCGATTTTCGGAACCGATACGCATATTCCGGATCCGGCATCCATCTATATCTGTCGCCCTAGCGCAACCGACGACACCGTCGCACCGGCTGATCACGAGAACCTCTTCGTCTTGGTCCCAATTCCCGCCGACCCCACACTCGGACATGGCGGAACCGAAGGCAGCGGTGACGAAACTATCGAGCACGCCGCTGACGCCGTTATCGCTCAGATTTCGAGTTGGTGCGGCGTCACAGATCTCGCCGAGCGTGTTGTCGTGCGTCGCACCATCGGTCCAGCTGACTTTTTGGATGACTTGAATTCGTGGCGGGGAAACTCGCTCGGGCTCGCTCACACTCTCGGCCAGAGCGCTTTTTTCCGGCCGGGGAATGTGTCGAAGAAAGTAGATGGCCTTTACTACGCGGGCACCTCTGCGCTCCCCGGCATCGGCCTTCCGATGTGTTTGATCTCGGCCGAGCTCGTGATCAAGCGTCTTCGCGGGGATCGAACAGCCGGTCCCCTACCTGAACCTGCGGGCTCGGAGGTCTGA
- a CDS encoding carbon-nitrogen hydrolase family protein — protein MSQQYVAVAVAQFSPTGDAEANLSVISSMSRDAADRGARVVVFPEYSSYFVDPFDSSLRAHAEPLDGPFVRRLTEIAEKFDLHIVAGLLEKADDDRRIRNTVVVVNAKGLQTRYRKQHLYDAFGQQESDWVEPGELEAPQTFVVGGMRFGTMTCYDLRFPEVTRVLVDAGVDVVVVAAEWVRGPLKEHHWKTLLAARAIENTVYLVAADHAPPLGVGHSSVLDPTGVSIASVGTGTNIAVAHLHTELIARTREINPALALRRYRVMPLT, from the coding sequence ATGTCGCAGCAGTACGTCGCAGTAGCGGTCGCGCAGTTCTCCCCGACTGGCGACGCAGAGGCCAATCTGAGCGTCATCTCGTCAATGTCGAGGGATGCCGCGGATCGCGGGGCGCGCGTCGTGGTGTTTCCGGAGTACTCGAGCTATTTCGTCGATCCGTTTGATTCTTCCTTGCGCGCTCACGCCGAGCCACTCGACGGCCCATTCGTAAGGCGACTCACTGAAATCGCTGAGAAGTTCGACCTCCACATCGTCGCCGGCCTCCTCGAAAAAGCTGACGACGATCGCCGCATCCGCAACACCGTCGTTGTAGTGAACGCTAAGGGCTTACAGACCAGATATCGCAAACAGCACCTGTACGACGCTTTCGGCCAGCAAGAGAGCGATTGGGTTGAGCCGGGGGAGTTGGAAGCGCCGCAGACGTTCGTCGTGGGCGGAATGCGCTTCGGCACTATGACCTGCTATGACCTACGATTCCCCGAGGTGACGCGGGTGCTCGTTGACGCGGGAGTCGATGTCGTTGTCGTTGCTGCTGAGTGGGTACGCGGCCCGCTCAAAGAACATCACTGGAAGACGCTTTTAGCCGCGCGTGCGATCGAGAACACCGTGTATCTCGTAGCTGCCGATCACGCGCCACCACTCGGAGTGGGGCATTCGAGTGTGCTCGACCCCACGGGGGTCAGCATCGCATCGGTCGGTACCGGAACGAACATTGCGGTGGCCCATCTCCACACCGAGTTGATCGCACGAACGCGTGAGATCAACCCGGCTCTCGCGCTGCGCCGCTACCGGGTTATGCCGCTGACGTGA
- a CDS encoding lycopene cyclase domain-containing protein, with the protein MPGIYLGALLVSFAGVAVLDARFRLVFASAPIRTVATTLIAVGFFLLWDAAGILNEIFLKGDSQLFIGIDLAPDLPLEEPIFLAFLCYLSLVIWSAIMRALNRRSEAKEQS; encoded by the coding sequence GTGCCGGGCATCTACCTCGGCGCACTGCTCGTCAGCTTCGCAGGCGTCGCCGTGCTCGATGCCCGATTTCGACTCGTTTTTGCGAGCGCCCCCATCCGGACAGTCGCGACGACGCTCATCGCCGTGGGATTTTTCCTCCTCTGGGATGCTGCGGGAATCCTCAACGAGATCTTCTTGAAAGGCGACAGCCAGCTTTTCATCGGCATCGATCTCGCTCCCGACCTTCCACTCGAAGAGCCAATCTTTCTCGCCTTCCTCTGTTATTTATCGCTCGTGATCTGGAGCGCGATCATGCGAGCACTCAACCGACGCTCCGAGGCGAAGGAGCAGTCGTGA
- a CDS encoding lycopene cyclase domain-containing protein: MTYQVLILPFLAAAAILTLLSALRPHFGKRMIASTIAAVILLALTAVFDNVMIGAGLVKYPEENVSGIAIGLAPIEDFAYTLCAAYGVPALFVLLSRKKTT; this comes from the coding sequence GTGACGTACCAGGTTCTCATCCTTCCTTTTCTTGCGGCAGCGGCGATACTCACGCTTCTGAGTGCGCTCCGGCCGCATTTTGGCAAGCGGATGATCGCCTCGACGATCGCAGCGGTGATCTTGCTCGCGCTCACCGCTGTCTTTGACAACGTCATGATTGGAGCTGGACTGGTCAAGTACCCCGAAGAGAACGTCAGCGGGATCGCGATAGGCCTCGCTCCGATTGAGGATTTCGCCTACACGCTGTGTGCCGCTTATGGCGTGCCAGCGCTCTTCGTTTTGCTGAGCAGAAAGAAGACCACGTGA
- a CDS encoding polyprenyl synthetase family protein, whose translation MITLTHSEDLTLVDRAIDGAIDRICERSRAYGESAQALAEAIRRAALGGKRFRPLLVSASFNAFGGNAAAEDGMPAIAAAFELLHTAFVVHDDVIDHDTMRRGQLNIAGTFSARAQSQGANLAGSLLFGEAAAILAGDLLLHEANRLVALAPLRGDARTKIIDLIDDAVFVSAVGELSDVENSVTGKSTRTESLIATAHDKTAVYSFSSPLRAGALLAGADEAAIAAVGKAGSSLGLAFQLVDDLIGAFGTQQQAGREPGADLRESKQTALIALARQTTAWPRVSAALSQAHTGPVAVREAQHAIAESGARDELMNLVIRTIRTAREQSEASALPPRVEALLADIANAVEERIP comes from the coding sequence ATGATCACGCTGACACACAGCGAAGATCTCACCCTCGTCGATAGAGCCATAGACGGCGCGATCGACCGCATCTGTGAGCGCTCTCGCGCGTACGGCGAGAGTGCTCAAGCGCTCGCGGAGGCTATTCGTCGAGCCGCATTGGGCGGAAAGCGATTCCGTCCTCTCCTCGTTTCGGCAAGTTTCAACGCGTTCGGTGGAAACGCGGCTGCGGAAGACGGCATGCCGGCGATCGCCGCGGCTTTCGAGCTGCTTCACACCGCTTTTGTTGTCCATGATGACGTCATCGATCACGACACTATGCGCCGCGGCCAGCTGAATATCGCGGGCACGTTTTCCGCCCGCGCCCAGTCGCAAGGGGCGAACCTCGCCGGGTCGTTACTTTTCGGGGAGGCCGCGGCAATCCTGGCCGGCGATCTGCTTCTCCATGAAGCGAACCGCCTTGTAGCGCTCGCACCCCTCCGTGGCGACGCGCGAACGAAAATTATCGACCTCATCGACGACGCCGTGTTTGTGTCAGCCGTGGGTGAGCTCTCAGACGTGGAGAATTCGGTCACCGGAAAAAGCACACGCACTGAATCGCTTATCGCCACGGCACACGATAAAACTGCGGTGTACTCATTTAGCTCCCCGCTTCGTGCAGGTGCGCTTCTCGCTGGCGCGGATGAAGCCGCGATCGCCGCAGTAGGAAAGGCTGGCTCTAGCCTTGGCCTCGCGTTTCAGCTTGTAGATGACCTCATCGGAGCGTTCGGTACTCAGCAGCAGGCGGGACGCGAGCCCGGCGCCGATCTTCGAGAATCGAAGCAGACTGCGCTCATCGCACTCGCCCGTCAGACGACGGCATGGCCGAGGGTGAGCGCTGCTCTCTCGCAGGCGCACACGGGCCCGGTCGCAGTTCGAGAAGCCCAACATGCAATCGCTGAGTCAGGTGCGAGGGATGAACTGATGAATCTGGTCATCCGCACAATTCGAACCGCACGTGAGCAGTCGGAAGCGAGCGCGCTGCCCCCTCGGGTCGAAGCCTTGCTGGCAGATATCGCCAACGCCGTAGAGGAGCGAATCCCGTGA
- a CDS encoding phytoene/squalene synthase family protein encodes MTSEPTGLSLYDHTSAQASAVVISAYSTSFALACRMLGPRVRSHVRAIYALVRVADEIVDGPGSEAGLSPEAERDVLDQLEAETIAAIDRGFSSNLIVHSFARTARECGIGIDQIGPFFDSMRTDITKDVHDDLSHDVYVYGSAEVVGLMCVYVFINAGGVRPIAPAPELINGARRLGAAFQDVNFLRDIEHDQSTLGRNYLAITDAASRTRALDRIDADLKAAADVVGLLPPDCRRAVSLAHDLFAELSQRLRKEGPTVRRVRIPDGRKATIAAQAWLRRGPRSGRS; translated from the coding sequence GTGACATCGGAACCGACCGGGCTCAGCCTGTACGACCACACGTCGGCACAGGCATCAGCGGTGGTGATCTCTGCCTATTCGACGTCTTTCGCGCTCGCGTGCCGCATGCTCGGGCCGCGAGTTCGAAGCCACGTTCGTGCCATCTACGCGCTCGTGCGAGTGGCAGACGAGATCGTCGACGGTCCAGGTTCAGAGGCGGGCCTCTCGCCCGAAGCGGAACGAGACGTGCTCGACCAGTTGGAAGCTGAGACGATCGCGGCGATTGATCGAGGCTTCAGCTCAAATCTGATCGTCCACTCGTTTGCGCGTACCGCTCGCGAATGCGGTATCGGGATCGATCAGATCGGGCCGTTTTTTGACTCGATGCGCACCGATATCACAAAAGATGTGCATGATGACCTATCTCACGACGTCTATGTCTACGGGTCGGCTGAAGTGGTAGGCCTCATGTGCGTGTACGTCTTCATAAATGCCGGCGGTGTTCGTCCGATTGCGCCGGCACCCGAGCTAATCAACGGCGCTCGACGACTCGGCGCAGCTTTCCAAGACGTGAATTTTCTGCGCGACATCGAGCATGACCAGTCCACACTCGGGCGCAATTATCTAGCCATCACGGATGCCGCGTCCCGTACTCGTGCGTTGGATCGAATCGACGCGGATCTCAAAGCGGCCGCTGATGTCGTCGGGCTATTGCCGCCCGATTGTCGCCGAGCGGTCTCTCTCGCACACGATCTTTTCGCCGAACTCTCCCAACGACTGCGTAAGGAAGGTCCAACTGTGCGTCGAGTACGTATCCCCGATGGACGTAAAGCCACGATTGCAGCCCAAGCGTGGCTGCGTCGCGGTCCGAGGAGTGGCCGCTCATGA